The Danio aesculapii chromosome 22, fDanAes4.1, whole genome shotgun sequence genomic sequence TTAGTAGCCATAGAGTCAAACTTATTGTATACTTATTATAAATGCTACTTTAATAATGGATGTTGAAGGgcttaaagtttttttaattgaactTTTGAAATTATTTTCTTGATCACgttttaatatttactttaaatggAGAATATTGAAGAACTTAATCGcagtaaaatatgaaatgataaaataaaaaatgtagaattttttttccattgtctaaatgtcaatttaaatgcAAGGGAGACACAATTTTGCTATTAATActaccattattaataataataatgttgttttttaattatttaggattttttaaaaatctatattttatattctttttgttGATGCTACCTTTATAATATGTAgtgatcaaaattaaaaaaataaagtaaaaaacaaactgcGTGAAAGGGAAATCTAAAGGCAGAGCCATCATAAATGCTTAAACATCAGTTGGTTTGaacaataatagtttttttttttattaaatcaactgCTAGTTTCTTTTTCAAAAGTCTAGAAATCACGTTtgatatgttgttttgtttttgtgatgaTCAGTGTCTCGTCTTCACTGTGAAAGTGAGTCCTTCAAAATGGACCTCATCCTCGACGTCAACATCCAAATTTACCCTGTTGATCTTGGTAAGTCACTCTACTCACTCTCTGTGTTGTAGTTGTTTTGAGTTCATATCATCATGAtaatgggctgcacaatatgtctGAAAGTTGTTCTTATTATCGTGAAaatagtgtatatatacaatattcATATCACAGACAAGTGCAATAAATGTGCAAGCCTGACTCTCTTCTGCCTTACTATATTTACACTACTACTCTACAATAATGAATAACcagcaacaaacaaaaaatgctgcTGCAAATCTCAATGTTAACTATGGCTGCACGTTTCAGCATCGAtttcgcaatgtgatcattcgcaatagtcacataaagcATGTTTTCCCCctcaagtatgatacttaagtggagatctctcctaaaggaataaatgaaggatgctgcaaAAAAATGTTACGAAAAATGACTAACAGTGCAATTTGTAAACATTGTAGATGATGGAAGAATAATTCAACgaaaaagtttggagtgcatatttgatgcagAAGAAGTAAaaatgcatcttcctctgcttgtaaacccgTAAACGAACGCTTGCAATCTGTTCATGTGATCAGCCAGATTAGCGAGTACCAattgagtcataaaatgtgattatcagccgatACCAATCTCcagccgatcgatcggagcatccctaattccTATGCAGAAGAATCCCTTCCTGCCCTTCATCTGAATTTTGCGCTTCATCAATGATGTCATGTGCAAACAACCTATAAACAATGACATTTTTATACTATTATATGTCTAATTAACTGTTAATTTGGTCGTTGCATAAatcgatttttttttaaaataccaaaTAAAGTATTTTCTCTAATTTTATACCAGTAATTACAtgtttttccagtatcgtgccgCCCTAGTGATGATAATGTTGTTTTGCTGTCATCTGTTAATGTGGATGATGTCATTGTGTCAGGTGACAAGTTCAGACTGGTGATTGCCAGCACTCTTTATGAGGACGGGACGCCGGACGATGGAGAATACAATCCTCAAGACGATCGGCCATCCAGGTCAAACATTACTCCTAAACACAAGCTTAGATATCTCATGTGTACGATAATATGGTAAttgtcatttaaatgatgtgtgagCTGATGTTATGTAACTCAATTTAATGAATGGTGAAGCAGCCAATAATTCAAACAATAATACCCTTTAATGGGTGTGgctttatatgtataaaatatgattAGTGTTGGGGAAGTTACATGACAGAAATGTTAATTAATTACTAATGACATCattaaagttgtatttaaatGACTTCTAGTATTATGACTGATAGGtaattttattaatcaataaGGAATTGTCTTACTTATATCACTGCTACTTTAATTCCACAAAATGGTCAACACAGACGATAGAAATGAAACTCGGTGGTCTTTGTTGCCGTTTTGCAGAGCGGATCAATTTGATTATGTGATGTACGGAAAGGTTTATAGGATTGAAGGAGATGAAACATCTACAGAAGCCGCCACACGACTGTgagtattgatttatttacatatttacttcatttttaaagGGTTTTTACAATATAGCTGAATGCATGAAATATGAGATATTTTTTTATCAAGGTAGTTTgaataaagtaaacatttaatttgcgttattattatatattgtgctGATATAAATATTGTTGATAAAGCTGTGgtgaaaatttatttaaaaagaagattCTTAATCGATTCTGACATATTCAAAAtgcatttctatttaattttgagCTTAATTGCTGTTATAAACTTGCTTAAATCACTGTTAAAAAACAGCcttgagcgccacctgctgttaaaactagcctagagcactgtctgctgttagcctacagcaccatctgctgttcaaaactatcgTAGAGTGctaactgctgttaaaaactagcctagagcaacatctgctgttaaaaactatcacaGAGTGCtaactgctgttaaaaattagcctagagcaacatctgctgttaaaaactatcacaGAGTGCtaactgctgttaaaaattagcctagagcgacatctgctgtaaaaaactagGCTAGAGTGCCGcctgctgtaaaaactagcctagaccgcCGCTAAAAACCAGCTTAGAGCAGTCTGCAGTTAAAAAGGAGCCTAGAGTgctatctgctgttcaaaactagcctggagcaccatttgctgttcaaaactagcctagagcaacatctgctgttaaaaaccatgGTAGAGTGCtaactgctgttaaaaattagcataGAGCACCACCTGTtcattaaaactagcctagagtgccctctgctgttaaaaactgagcACTTTGAAAATCCCAGCATCAATGCAGAATCTGTTTCCTTCCTCCGCTGTTCTGCTTGTTGATTTAGCcgtgagtgaatgtgtgtatgtttgtttgtgcacAGATCAGCGTACGTGTCGTATGGAGGCCTGCTGATGCGTCTTCAAGGCGATGCTAATAATCTGCACGGGTTTGAAGTGGACAGCAGAGTTTATCTACTGATGAAGAAACTAGCGTTCTGAAGCCTACCACTGAGGACGGACACTTTTTTAATG encodes the following:
- the polr2h gene encoding DNA-directed RNA polymerases I, II, and III subunit RPABC3; this encodes MAGILFEDIFDVKDIDPDGKKFDRVSRLHCESESFKMDLILDVNIQIYPVDLGDKFRLVIASTLYEDGTPDDGEYNPQDDRPSRADQFDYVMYGKVYRIEGDETSTEAATRLSAYVSYGGLLMRLQGDANNLHGFEVDSRVYLLMKKLAF